A window from Rhodothermales bacterium encodes these proteins:
- a CDS encoding helix-turn-helix domain-containing protein: MQHAKQALTWLTYAQAASYTGWSVGHLRNLVSAGRIPVYGRSRVRRFRRDMLDLFLTNPNMAMREFLLERNEPHGR, translated from the coding sequence ATGCAGCACGCCAAACAAGCGTTGACGTGGCTCACCTACGCACAAGCGGCTTCCTACACGGGCTGGTCAGTCGGTCATCTACGGAACCTCGTCTCGGCTGGGCGAATACCGGTCTACGGACGATCCCGCGTGCGCCGGTTCCGACGGGATATGTTAGACCTGTTCCTGACGAATCCGAACATGGCGATGCGGGAGTTCCTGTTGGAAAGGAACGAACCGCATGGCCGTTAG